A window of Ranitomeya variabilis isolate aRanVar5 chromosome 2, aRanVar5.hap1, whole genome shotgun sequence contains these coding sequences:
- the LOC143810131 gene encoding alpha-1,4-N-acetylglucosaminyltransferase-like, translated as MLKLKKIVIIVVFVVTVTFFIRITIKQKGMFIPDSLIHKSLISYSSRAKNAISYNISQKFNYEYAFERDVLQQGKSIKFMETTDRMDEPSLVLCSIESAARMYPDRPVVFFMKGLGDIVTEDDEKKAQKRYPTLCIYKNIYIFPLRLKQLFADTPFLDWYKKINPKQEVFWTYGKSNACRFAMMWKYGGIYMDTDVISIRPIPEDNFLAAENSQLTSSSVFGLSPHHKLTWELMENFVQNYKGNEWGHQGPGVFTRVVKKHCVPKFTSVEHVKCANVSYFHPERFYPINYESWRRYFEVWKNLPTFKNSYALHLWNFMNKERISMVVGSNTLVEHLYKQYCPSTYKEVLNKTVS; from the exons ATGTTGAAACTAAAAAAAATTGTCATAATTGTGGTTTTTGTAGTAACTGTCACATTTTTTATCAGAATAACTATCAAACAAAAAGGCATGTTTATCCCAGACTCCTTAATTCACAAAAGTTTGATATCTTATTCTTCAAGAGCAAAAAATGCAATCAGCTACAATATTAGCCAAAAATTCAATTATGAATATGCATTTGAAAGGGATGTTCTTCAGCAAGGAAAAAGTATCAAATTTATGGAAACGACAGACAGAATGGATGAGCCATCCTTGGTTTTATGTTCTATTGAATCAGCAGCTCGAATGTATCCGGACAGACCAGTGGTCTTCTTCATGAAAGGACTAGGAGACATAGTCACTGAAGATGATGAGAAGAAAGCTCAGAAACGTTACCCAACCCTCTGCATTTATAAGAATATCTACATTTTCCCTTTAAGATTAAAACAATTATTTGCTGACACACCATTTCTGGATTGGTATAAGAAG ATAAACCCAAAGCAAGAAGTCTTCTGGACATATGGTAAATCAAATGCTTGCAGATTTGCCATGATGTGGAAATATGGAGGCATTTACATGGATACTGATGTAATTTCCATTCGACCAATTCCTGAAGACAATTTTCTAGCTGCAGAAAACTCACAACTTACCAGCAGTAGTGTTTTTGGTCTTTCTCCACATCACAAACTGACATGGGAGCTTATGGAAAACTTTGTACAGAATTATAAAGGCAATGAATGGGGACATCAAGGACCTGGAGTTTTCACGCGTGTTGTGAAGAAGCATTGTGTTCCCAAGTTCACATCTGTAGAACATGTTAAATGTGCAAATGTCTCCTACTTTCATCCCGAACGTTTCTATCCCATAAATTATGAATCTTGGAGAAGGTACTTTGAGGTATGGAAAAATTTGCCAACCTTTAAAAATTCATATGCTCTTCATCTCTGGAACTTTATGAATAAAGAAAGAATATCCATGGTGGTTGGAAGCAACACCTTGGTAGAACATCTCTACAAACAATATTGCCCTTCCACTTATAAAGAAGTTTTAAATAAAACTGTCTCCTAG